Proteins from a genomic interval of Lysobacter arenosi:
- a CDS encoding septal ring lytic transglycosylase RlpA family protein codes for MHRSLVRSTLGAMLALGLVACASAPKKSVSQPAGIPDKGGVQHSKLPDGKGKKKSPYAPAQEDPRTRGNYTAGGLYKPGVSDSTPEHVPDVDAIPEPEVTNEPRSAVGNRASYTVLGKQYKVLNSTKGYVEKGTASYYGQKFHGRRTSNMEVYDMYAFTAAHKTLPLPSFARVTNLDNGKSVVVRVNDRGPFHDGRVIDLSYAAAVKLGITARGTGRVEVRALQPGDDDRPVLASTPDPAPSRPADAKPTPIDRLIAAMPVATAAAGELPPGVRIATGKPTVLGSAAAAVASAATASPTAAPAPAGSGDGVVLQVASFTARANADRALTTLRQAGIDTAQISDASANGQTIWRLRVGPLQAAQAPELAARIAGLGFGQPQRVRD; via the coding sequence ATGCATCGCAGCCTTGTCCGTTCAACGCTCGGCGCCATGCTGGCGTTGGGCCTGGTCGCCTGTGCCAGCGCGCCGAAGAAGTCCGTTTCCCAGCCCGCGGGCATCCCCGACAAGGGCGGCGTCCAGCACAGCAAGCTGCCCGACGGAAAGGGAAAGAAGAAGTCGCCGTATGCGCCGGCGCAGGAAGATCCGCGCACGCGTGGCAACTACACCGCCGGCGGCCTGTACAAGCCGGGCGTGTCCGACAGCACGCCCGAGCACGTGCCCGATGTCGATGCGATTCCCGAGCCGGAAGTGACCAACGAACCGCGCTCGGCGGTCGGCAACCGTGCGTCGTACACGGTGCTGGGCAAGCAATACAAAGTGCTCAACAGCACCAAGGGCTACGTCGAGAAGGGCACCGCCTCCTACTACGGCCAGAAATTCCACGGCCGTCGCACCTCCAACATGGAGGTGTACGACATGTACGCCTTCACTGCCGCGCACAAGACGCTGCCGCTGCCGAGCTTCGCCCGCGTCACCAACCTCGACAACGGCAAGTCGGTGGTGGTGCGGGTCAACGACCGCGGCCCGTTCCACGACGGGCGCGTGATCGACCTGAGTTACGCCGCAGCGGTCAAGCTGGGCATTACCGCGCGCGGCACCGGCCGCGTCGAAGTCCGCGCGCTGCAGCCGGGTGACGACGACCGGCCGGTACTCGCCTCGACGCCCGACCCCGCGCCGTCGCGGCCGGCCGATGCAAAGCCCACGCCGATCGACCGCCTGATCGCCGCGATGCCCGTCGCCACTGCCGCAGCCGGCGAGTTGCCGCCGGGCGTGCGCATCGCCACCGGCAAGCCGACCGTGCTGGGCAGCGCCGCCGCGGCCGTGGCAAGTGCGGCCACCGCGTCGCCGACCGCCGCGCCGGCGCCTGCCGGCAGCGGCGACGGCGTAGTCCTGCAGGTCGCCAGTTTCACCGCCCGTGCCAATGCCGACCGCGCGCTGACGACGCTGCGCCAGGCCGGCATCGACACCGCCCAGATCAGCGACGCCAGCGCAAACGGCCAGACCATCTGGCGCCTGCGCGTGGGCCCGCTCCAGGCCGCGCAGGCACCGGAACTTGCGGCCCGCATCGCCGGTCTTGGATTCGGCCAGCCCCAGCGCGTCCGCGACTGA
- the mltB gene encoding lytic murein transglycosylase B — protein MTRRHTLRSAVISALLFALAGCATQASAPAPQQTPAKPAAPATSVPGTPALPEPHERKALPEARAAFVRDTAAQYGIDPAYIESVLDRAEIRDSIIAAMSRPAEAKPWRDYRPIFITQSRIDGGRAFLAEHRAQLDRAQAQYGVPAEVIVSIIGVETNFGKNTGSYPVLDALYTLAFAYPRTGDPAKADRENRREAFFRGELGQLFALGKETGLDITTLKGSYAGAMGWGQFMPSSYREFAVDGNGDGKRDLFNNLDDVFASIANYFAKKGGWVRGGPVTVRANATVDAKPIDPENLDPVYSMDDLAARGFRPLTPVSPGQTATVVKLDGVDGQEYWFGFRNYYAITRYNISKHYAMAVFQLSELIAGRANEPVAATAAVVVPPSP, from the coding sequence ATGACCCGACGCCACACTCTCCGTAGCGCCGTGATCAGCGCGCTCCTGTTCGCGTTGGCCGGCTGCGCCACCCAAGCTTCGGCGCCAGCTCCCCAACAAACTCCCGCCAAACCCGCTGCCCCGGCCACTTCGGTTCCGGGTACGCCGGCGTTGCCCGAGCCGCACGAGCGCAAGGCGCTGCCGGAGGCGCGGGCCGCCTTCGTGCGCGACACCGCTGCCCAGTACGGCATCGACCCTGCCTACATCGAGTCGGTCCTGGACCGCGCCGAGATCCGCGACAGCATCATCGCCGCGATGTCCAGGCCGGCCGAGGCCAAGCCGTGGCGCGACTACCGGCCGATCTTCATCACCCAGTCGCGCATCGACGGCGGTCGCGCCTTCCTCGCCGAGCACCGTGCGCAGCTCGATCGCGCCCAGGCGCAGTACGGCGTGCCGGCGGAAGTGATCGTCTCGATCATTGGCGTGGAAACCAACTTCGGAAAGAACACCGGCAGCTATCCGGTGCTCGACGCGCTCTACACCCTGGCCTTTGCCTATCCGCGCACCGGCGATCCGGCCAAGGCCGACCGCGAGAATCGCCGCGAGGCGTTCTTCCGCGGCGAACTGGGCCAGCTGTTCGCGCTCGGCAAGGAAACCGGCCTGGACATCACCACGCTCAAGGGCAGCTATGCCGGCGCGATGGGCTGGGGGCAGTTCATGCCGTCGAGCTACCGCGAGTTTGCCGTCGATGGCAACGGTGACGGCAAGCGCGACCTGTTCAACAACCTCGACGACGTCTTTGCCTCGATCGCCAACTACTTCGCCAAGAAGGGCGGCTGGGTGCGCGGCGGGCCGGTCACGGTGCGCGCCAATGCCACCGTCGACGCCAAGCCCATCGATCCGGAAAACCTCGATCCGGTCTACTCGATGGACGACCTGGCCGCGCGCGGTTTCCGCCCGCTGACGCCGGTGTCGCCGGGCCAGACCGCCACGGTGGTCAAGCTCGACGGTGTCGACGGGCAGGAGTACTGGTTCGGCTTCCGCAATTACTACGCGATCACCCGCTACAACATCTCCAAGCACTACGCGATGGCGGTGTTCCAGCTGAGCGAGCTCATCGCCGGCCGCGCCAACGAACCCGTCGCCGCCACTGCCGCTGTCGTCGTCCCGCCCTCGCCATGA
- the rodA gene encoding rod shape-determining protein RodA: protein MRQILRWLFDLLVRFMRTLDLPLLGAILALMVIGLAVLYSAADHAIGLVVRQGAFFVAGLGMMWVLSRIPPNQLRNWTPFVFALSLIPLMLVLLIGTGKHGRHWINLGVVYVQPAELLKLSLPMMVAWYLDRQSLPPRFRTVLIAGLLIAVPTGLILMQPDFGTAMLVAVSGAFALYLAGLPWWWFGMAFGAVAAIAPVAWFWLLRPYQQDRILTFLNPESDPLGTGWNIIQSKIAIGAGGLTGKGWGQGSQSHLNYLPEHTTDFIFAVLSEEFGWVGVATVLALYLFVIGRCLWIAAEARDGYSRLIAGALGLAFCVYVIVNGGMISGLLPVVGVPMPLLSYGGTSAVSLLAGLGVVMAVRAHRPVYAR from the coding sequence ATGAGACAGATCCTGCGCTGGTTGTTCGACCTGCTCGTGCGCTTCATGCGCACGCTCGACCTGCCGTTGCTCGGCGCCATCCTCGCCCTGATGGTGATCGGCCTGGCCGTGCTCTACAGCGCCGCCGACCACGCCATCGGCCTGGTCGTCCGCCAGGGCGCTTTCTTCGTGGCCGGCCTGGGCATGATGTGGGTGTTGTCGCGGATCCCGCCGAACCAGCTGCGCAACTGGACGCCGTTTGTATTCGCACTGTCGCTGATACCGCTGATGCTGGTGCTGCTGATCGGCACCGGCAAGCACGGGCGCCACTGGATCAACCTGGGCGTGGTCTACGTGCAACCGGCGGAACTGCTCAAACTGAGCCTGCCGATGATGGTGGCCTGGTACCTCGACCGGCAGTCGCTGCCGCCGCGGTTCCGCACAGTGCTGATCGCCGGCCTGCTGATCGCGGTGCCGACCGGCCTGATCCTGATGCAGCCGGACTTCGGCACGGCGATGCTGGTCGCGGTCAGCGGTGCGTTCGCGCTGTACCTGGCCGGCCTGCCGTGGTGGTGGTTCGGCATGGCCTTCGGCGCGGTCGCGGCGATCGCGCCGGTCGCCTGGTTCTGGCTGCTGCGGCCGTACCAGCAGGATCGCATCCTGACCTTCCTCAACCCCGAGTCCGACCCGCTTGGCACTGGCTGGAACATCATCCAGTCGAAGATCGCCATCGGTGCTGGCGGCCTGACCGGCAAGGGCTGGGGGCAGGGTTCGCAGTCGCACCTGAACTACCTGCCCGAGCACACCACCGACTTCATCTTCGCCGTGCTCAGCGAAGAGTTCGGCTGGGTCGGCGTGGCCACCGTGCTGGCTTTGTACCTGTTCGTGATCGGCCGCTGCCTGTGGATCGCCGCCGAGGCCCGCGATGGCTACTCGCGCCTGATCGCCGGTGCACTTGGCCTGGCGTTCTGCGTCTACGTGATCGTCAACGGCGGCATGATCTCGGGCCTGCTGCCGGTGGTCGGCGTGCCGATGCCGCTGCTGAGCTATGGCGGCACATCGGCGGTGTCGCTGCTGGCGGGACTGGGCGTGGTGATGGCGGTGCGGGCGCATCGGCCGGTGTACGCGCGATAA